One Streptomyces sp. RPA4-2 genomic window carries:
- a CDS encoding arsenic transporter, translating into MNTPFAETLSVVLLAAVLVCAVVRPFGWPEAVVAVPAALLVMATGAISWEHAREEAAHLGPVIGFLAAVLVLARFCDDEGLFHACGAWMARWAAGRPRRLLTAVFALASAITAVLSLDATIVLLTPVVFATAARMGARPKPHVYACTHLSNTASLLLPVSNLTNLLAFTASGLSFTRFAALMVLPWLVAIGAEYVVFRRFFARDLAAAAPQPTLDEPPELPLFALVTVGCTLAGFVVASAVGIDPAWSAAAGALVLAVRAMVRGRATVLTVVRATAPAFLAFVLALGVVVRAVVDNGLSDALGRILPDGSGLPALLGIAALAAVLANLINNLPAVLVLLPLAATSGSGAVLAVLLGVNIGPNLTYAGSLATLLWRRIVHQHEHGVDLKEFTRLGLIAVPAALVPAVLALWTSLHVIGG; encoded by the coding sequence CTGAACACCCCGTTCGCCGAAACACTGTCCGTCGTGCTGCTCGCCGCCGTGCTCGTCTGCGCGGTGGTACGGCCGTTCGGCTGGCCCGAGGCGGTCGTCGCGGTCCCGGCCGCTCTGCTGGTGATGGCCACCGGCGCGATCTCCTGGGAGCACGCCCGCGAGGAGGCCGCGCACCTCGGGCCGGTGATCGGCTTCCTGGCGGCCGTACTGGTGCTCGCCCGGTTCTGTGACGACGAAGGCCTCTTCCACGCGTGCGGCGCCTGGATGGCGCGCTGGGCCGCCGGTCGGCCCCGGCGCCTGCTCACCGCCGTCTTCGCGCTCGCCTCCGCGATCACCGCGGTGCTCAGCCTCGACGCCACCATCGTGCTGCTCACGCCCGTCGTCTTCGCCACCGCGGCCCGGATGGGCGCCCGCCCCAAACCGCACGTCTACGCCTGCACGCACCTGTCGAACACGGCCTCGCTGCTGCTCCCCGTCTCCAACCTCACCAACCTGCTGGCGTTCACCGCGAGCGGGCTGAGCTTCACCCGGTTCGCCGCGCTGATGGTCCTTCCGTGGCTGGTCGCGATCGGCGCCGAGTACGTGGTCTTCCGGCGCTTCTTCGCCCGCGACCTGGCCGCCGCCGCTCCGCAGCCCACCCTCGACGAGCCGCCGGAGCTGCCGCTGTTCGCACTGGTCACGGTGGGATGCACGCTGGCCGGTTTCGTCGTCGCCTCCGCGGTCGGGATCGATCCGGCGTGGTCGGCGGCGGCCGGGGCGCTGGTGCTCGCCGTCCGGGCCATGGTGCGTGGGCGCGCCACCGTGCTCACCGTGGTCCGGGCCACCGCTCCGGCCTTCCTGGCCTTCGTCCTCGCCCTGGGCGTCGTCGTCCGCGCGGTGGTCGACAACGGACTCTCCGACGCCCTCGGCCGGATCCTGCCGGACGGCAGCGGGCTGCCCGCGCTGCTCGGGATCGCGGCGCTCGCCGCCGTGCTGGCCAATCTGATCAACAACCTGCCCGCGGTCCTGGTGCTGCTGCCGCTCGCCGCCACGTCCGGCTCCGGCGCGGTGCTGGCCGTCCTGCTCGGCGTCAACATCGGCCCCAACCTCACCTACGCCGGTTCCCTGGCGACCCTGCTGTGGCGGCGTATCGTCCACCAGCACGAACACGGCGTAGACCTCAAGGAGTTCACCCGGCTCGGCCTGATCGCCGTGCCGGCCGCGCTGGTCCCCGCCGTACTGGCACTGTGGACCTCGCTCCACGTCATCGGAGGCTGA
- a CDS encoding universal stress protein → MRVIAWLVEGTWPACVDAVREHAPRATEVVLLHVSEPGVPGLAHGAFAGLLGRGHRERDPEVLLEDLGASSAVRLLDAAAERLGRPCDRLERAGRAEREVVAASDGADLLVFARDGDRARLGPHSLGPAGRFVVDHAPCPVLLVWPEPAPDVTTLPPPPPHHP, encoded by the coding sequence ATGCGGGTGATCGCCTGGCTCGTCGAAGGAACCTGGCCGGCATGTGTGGACGCGGTGCGCGAGCACGCGCCGCGGGCGACGGAGGTCGTGCTGCTGCACGTCAGCGAGCCGGGGGTGCCCGGTCTCGCGCACGGCGCCTTCGCCGGACTGCTCGGCCGCGGGCACCGGGAGCGCGACCCCGAGGTTCTGCTGGAAGATCTCGGTGCCTCCTCCGCCGTACGGCTGCTCGACGCGGCGGCCGAGCGCCTGGGCCGCCCGTGCGACCGTCTGGAGCGCGCCGGCCGTGCCGAACGGGAGGTGGTCGCCGCCTCCGACGGCGCCGATCTGCTCGTGTTCGCCCGTGACGGCGACCGGGCCCGCCTGGGCCCGCACAGTCTGGGCCCGGCCGGACGGTTCGTCGTCGACCACGCGCCCTGTCCGGTCCTGCTGGTCTGGCCGGAGCCGGCGCCGGACGTCACGACCTTGCCGCCGCCTCCCCCGCACCACCCTTAG
- a CDS encoding glycoside hydrolase family 2 TIM barrel-domain containing protein: MTVTRRSVLIAGTAAPTAGAFVGAADARAASSGHAAGRSIVELRDGWRFALVDPGGITDPTGAYEGAAQPGHDDSAWREVAVPHDWSIEQTPTTEHGTTSGTGFFPGGLGWYRIAFTLPPALAGKRISVEFDGVYMDSYVYCNGTEAGHHPYGYTGFALDLTGLLHTDGSTANVIAVKVQNQLPSSRWYSGSGIYREARLVVTEPVHIERWGTYVTTPDITARRAVVRARTSVVNQTGATAEVQVISTILDPDGRTAARTSTTATVGDRADETHELIVERPRLWDFETPGHRYTLETELRVGGTTVDTCRTSFGIRSFRFDPDEGFHLNGTHAKIKGVDLHHDQGALGAAISIDAVRRQMTVMKSMGVNAFRTSHNPPSPQMIQVCEELGIVMMVEAFDCWRTGKTRYDYGRFFDEWCEKDATEMVLAARNSPAVVLWSIGNEVPDSTSTAGLAMADRVIGAIRAADDTRPLVIGSDKYRRTPTKGSAADLMLAKLDGLGLNYNTAQSVDALHAAYPHLFLFESESSSETSTRGTYQEPEHLNTGENHTPGRRATSSYDNNLASWTMSGEYGHKKDRDRKWFAGQFLWSGIDYIGEPTPYDVFPVKASFFGAVDTAGFPKDMYHLFRSQWVSEPMVHLVPMTWNHEIGDTVQVWAYANVDTVELFLNGKSLGTRKFDTKRTVDGRTYLETTEATGDDKTFTSGPYPGSYTSPNGSAGRLHLTWNVPYAPGELKAVARRGGRTVATDVLRTAGPPHRVRLTADRKSLPADGRSLVFVTAEVVDARGVVVPDAQHLIAFEAHGGSLAGLDNGQEESAERYQASTRTAFHGKALAIVRSGTRPGALRVTARSEGLRSATVSVPATTARTKATTPAARFAPDPGPGAPAYPFADAGYSGRPDSLPAAMLDGDAATGWSNAFFKSATALLPAFSGARAEDWVSVTWARPRAVDRVEVSFTVDATHALPASAEVSVWDGERYVPVKGTAVDWATASDAPTVITFDRARGSRLRILLTSGHPGAADGGLRISRLEVPVV; encoded by the coding sequence TTGACGGTCACTCGGAGATCGGTATTGATCGCAGGAACCGCCGCACCCACGGCCGGAGCGTTCGTGGGTGCCGCCGACGCCCGGGCGGCCTCGTCCGGGCACGCGGCGGGCCGCAGTATCGTCGAACTCCGCGACGGTTGGCGCTTCGCCCTGGTCGATCCGGGTGGGATCACCGACCCGACCGGGGCGTACGAGGGCGCGGCACAGCCCGGTCACGACGACTCGGCCTGGCGCGAGGTGGCCGTCCCGCACGACTGGAGCATCGAGCAGACCCCCACCACGGAGCACGGCACCACCAGCGGCACCGGGTTCTTCCCGGGCGGCCTCGGCTGGTACCGCATCGCCTTCACCCTGCCGCCCGCCCTCGCCGGCAAGCGGATCTCGGTGGAGTTCGACGGCGTCTACATGGACTCGTACGTCTACTGCAACGGCACCGAAGCCGGCCACCACCCCTACGGATACACGGGGTTCGCCCTCGACCTCACCGGCCTGCTGCACACGGACGGCAGCACCGCCAACGTCATCGCGGTCAAGGTCCAGAACCAACTCCCCAGCAGTCGCTGGTACTCGGGCAGCGGCATCTACCGCGAGGCCCGTCTCGTGGTCACCGAACCGGTGCACATCGAGCGCTGGGGCACCTACGTCACGACGCCGGACATCACCGCGCGACGGGCGGTCGTCCGGGCCCGGACGAGCGTGGTCAACCAGACAGGCGCCACGGCCGAGGTCCAGGTGATCTCGACGATCCTCGACCCCGACGGCCGAACCGCGGCCCGCACGTCCACCACCGCGACGGTCGGGGACCGCGCCGACGAGACCCACGAACTCATAGTCGAGCGACCGAGGTTGTGGGACTTCGAGACCCCCGGCCATCGCTACACCCTGGAGACCGAACTGCGCGTCGGCGGCACGACCGTCGACACCTGCCGCACGTCCTTCGGTATCCGCTCGTTCCGCTTCGACCCGGACGAGGGCTTCCACCTCAACGGCACCCACGCCAAGATCAAGGGCGTCGACCTCCACCACGACCAGGGCGCCCTCGGCGCCGCGATCAGCATCGACGCCGTCCGTCGGCAGATGACCGTCATGAAGTCGATGGGCGTCAACGCCTTCCGTACCTCCCACAACCCGCCCTCGCCGCAGATGATCCAGGTCTGCGAGGAGCTGGGCATCGTGATGATGGTGGAGGCCTTCGACTGCTGGCGGACCGGCAAGACGCGGTACGACTACGGCCGCTTCTTCGACGAGTGGTGCGAGAAGGACGCCACCGAGATGGTCCTCGCGGCCCGCAACTCGCCCGCCGTGGTCCTGTGGTCCATCGGCAACGAGGTCCCCGACTCCACCTCCACCGCCGGACTGGCCATGGCCGACCGTGTCATCGGCGCCATCAGGGCCGCGGACGACACCCGCCCCCTGGTCATCGGTTCCGACAAGTACCGCCGCACGCCCACCAAGGGCTCCGCGGCCGACCTCATGCTCGCCAAACTCGACGGGCTCGGCCTCAACTACAACACCGCCCAGTCGGTCGACGCGCTGCACGCCGCCTACCCCCACCTCTTCCTCTTCGAGTCGGAGTCCTCCTCCGAGACCTCCACGCGCGGCACCTACCAGGAGCCGGAGCACCTCAACACCGGCGAGAACCACACTCCGGGCCGGCGCGCGACCTCCTCGTACGACAACAACCTCGCCTCCTGGACGATGAGCGGCGAGTACGGCCACAAGAAGGACCGGGACCGGAAGTGGTTCGCGGGCCAGTTCCTCTGGTCGGGGATCGACTACATCGGCGAACCGACGCCCTACGACGTCTTCCCGGTCAAGGCGTCCTTCTTCGGCGCCGTCGACACCGCGGGCTTCCCCAAGGACATGTACCACCTGTTCCGGAGCCAGTGGGTGAGCGAGCCCATGGTCCATCTGGTGCCCATGACCTGGAACCACGAGATCGGCGACACGGTCCAGGTGTGGGCGTACGCGAACGTCGACACCGTGGAGCTCTTCCTCAACGGAAAGTCCCTCGGCACACGGAAGTTCGACACGAAGCGGACCGTCGACGGCCGTACGTACCTGGAGACCACCGAGGCGACCGGCGACGACAAGACGTTCACCTCCGGCCCCTACCCGGGCAGCTACACCAGTCCGAACGGCAGCGCGGGCAGACTCCACCTCACCTGGAACGTGCCGTACGCCCCCGGCGAGTTGAAGGCGGTGGCCCGCCGCGGCGGCCGGACCGTCGCCACCGACGTGCTGCGCACCGCCGGCCCGCCGCACCGGGTGCGCCTCACCGCGGACCGCAAGTCCCTTCCCGCGGACGGCCGTTCACTGGTGTTCGTGACGGCGGAGGTGGTCGACGCCCGGGGCGTGGTCGTGCCCGACGCCCAGCACCTGATCGCGTTCGAGGCCCACGGCGGTTCGCTCGCCGGTCTCGACAACGGCCAGGAGGAGAGCGCCGAGCGCTATCAGGCGAGCACCCGGACGGCCTTCCACGGCAAGGCCCTCGCGATCGTCCGCAGCGGCACGCGCCCGGGAGCACTGCGGGTGACGGCCCGCTCCGAGGGGCTGCGGAGCGCCACCGTCTCCGTGCCCGCCACCACGGCGCGCACGAAGGCGACCACCCCGGCCGCACGCTTCGCACCCGACCCGGGACCGGGCGCCCCCGCCTACCCGTTCGCGGACGCCGGCTACTCGGGGCGCCCGGACTCCCTGCCGGCGGCCATGCTCGACGGTGACGCGGCCACCGGCTGGTCCAACGCCTTCTTCAAGTCGGCCACGGCTCTGCTGCCCGCCTTCAGCGGAGCCCGCGCCGAGGACTGGGTCTCGGTCACCTGGGCGCGCCCCCGTGCCGTCGACCGTGTCGAGGTCTCCTTCACCGTCGACGCGACGCACGCCCTGCCCGCCTCGGCCGAGGTCTCGGTGTGGGACGGCGAGCGCTACGTGCCGGTGAAGGGAACGGCCGTCGACTGGGCCACCGCGTCCGACGCCCCGACCGTGATCACCTTCGACCGGGCCCGCGGATCACGGCTGCGGATCCTCCTGACCAGCGGGCACCCCGGAGCCGCCGACGGCGGGCTGCGCATCAGCCGGCTGGAGGTCCCGGTGGTCTGA
- a CDS encoding alpha/beta fold hydrolase, with the protein MTGDRIALAVHDHGGDGPPLLLLHGAGRTLADWAAVAPLLTPRHRVLAVDLRGHGLSPSGTWTLPRVIEDIEGVLEEYGLPGALPVGHSLGGVIAVRYALDHPEVTPGAANLDGYGWGRPDQYVGLDPAYVDERLVQVRKSATAGLPGGPLPVDGLQTLLAQQRALSGQLGVPYELLETALLRSVRHTPDGRLELRPRREHALEMLAAIDSLDLFALFARMDRPLLLGRALRPTPPVPGKEWFDDLMRAYGMGLARDLTALAAQRPHVRVVGIDGTHAMLLESPGAVAAAVLAFAAEALTDPASVPFRYALPEPEE; encoded by the coding sequence ATGACCGGAGACCGTATCGCACTGGCCGTCCACGACCACGGAGGCGACGGCCCGCCGCTGCTCCTGCTGCACGGAGCCGGGCGCACGCTGGCCGACTGGGCCGCCGTCGCCCCTCTCCTGACACCCCGGCACCGGGTGCTCGCCGTCGACCTGCGCGGACACGGTCTCTCGCCTTCCGGGACCTGGACCCTGCCCCGGGTGATCGAGGACATCGAGGGGGTCCTGGAGGAGTACGGCCTGCCCGGCGCGCTCCCGGTCGGACACTCACTCGGCGGGGTGATCGCGGTGCGGTACGCGCTGGACCACCCGGAGGTCACGCCCGGCGCGGCGAACCTGGACGGATACGGGTGGGGCCGCCCCGACCAGTACGTGGGCCTCGACCCGGCCTATGTCGACGAACGTCTCGTCCAGGTGAGGAAGTCGGCGACGGCCGGGCTGCCGGGCGGCCCGCTGCCCGTCGACGGCCTGCAGACCCTGCTCGCCCAGCAGCGCGCCCTGTCCGGACAACTCGGCGTTCCCTATGAGCTGTTGGAGACGGCACTGCTGAGGTCCGTGCGTCACACACCGGACGGGCGGCTGGAGTTGAGGCCGCGGCGCGAGCACGCGCTCGAGATGCTGGCGGCGATCGACTCGCTCGACCTGTTCGCCCTCTTCGCGCGGATGGACCGCCCGCTGCTGCTGGGGCGCGCGCTCCGCCCGACGCCCCCGGTGCCTGGCAAGGAGTGGTTCGACGACCTGATGAGGGCCTACGGGATGGGGCTCGCCAGGGATCTCACGGCACTGGCCGCACAGCGCCCCCACGTGCGCGTCGTCGGGATCGACGGCACGCACGCGATGCTCCTGGAGAGCCCCGGCGCGGTCGCGGCCGCGGTCCTCGCCTTCGCCGCCGAAGCGCTCACCGATCCCGCCTCGGTCCCCTTCCGGTACGCGCTGCCCGAACCGGAGGAGTGA
- a CDS encoding helix-turn-helix domain-containing protein: MPVRADVLPEPAVPSPPPDLVTIGRYDQREGYRVHRPHGSDSWLFTWTTAGRGSLRQGVARTTAGAGDLVVLGPGVPHRYGVEPGADHWAFWWTHCRARPSWDRWLRPYALADGVYAVRAARSRERIGSAFRRMLADARWTGDGEPPDGAEPADGAEPADGAVAVAHGTAARELALCSLEEIVLLGTARAEGDRPGVDARVLRAEALIAADPAAAHTVRSLAGAVALSPSRFAHLFTEQLGRSPMRALREARLLHAARLLEATGLPVERVAAVSGFSSAPHFHRAFRQRYGTSPGAYRRGTAMACPSDRTAPERGARSTRDLTRTTGPKGGAGEAAARS; this comes from the coding sequence ATGCCTGTGCGTGCTGACGTCCTGCCCGAGCCTGCTGTCCCGTCCCCGCCGCCGGACCTGGTGACGATCGGGCGCTACGACCAGCGGGAGGGATACCGGGTCCACCGGCCGCACGGCAGTGACAGCTGGCTGTTCACCTGGACCACGGCCGGACGGGGCAGCCTTCGGCAGGGCGTGGCCCGGACGACGGCCGGCGCGGGCGACCTGGTGGTTCTGGGACCCGGCGTACCGCACCGCTACGGCGTCGAACCGGGCGCCGACCACTGGGCGTTCTGGTGGACCCACTGCCGGGCCAGGCCGTCCTGGGACCGGTGGCTGCGGCCGTACGCCCTCGCTGACGGGGTGTACGCCGTGCGGGCCGCCCGGAGCCGGGAACGTATCGGGTCGGCGTTCCGGCGGATGCTCGCCGACGCCCGCTGGACGGGGGACGGCGAACCGCCCGACGGCGCGGAACCGGCCGACGGTGCGGAACCGGCCGACGGCGCGGTCGCGGTCGCGCACGGCACCGCGGCCAGGGAACTGGCCCTGTGCTCGCTGGAGGAGATCGTGCTGCTCGGCACCGCCCGCGCGGAGGGCGACAGGCCCGGGGTGGACGCCCGTGTGCTGCGGGCGGAGGCGCTGATCGCCGCCGACCCGGCCGCCGCGCACACCGTCCGCTCGCTGGCCGGGGCGGTCGCGCTCTCGCCGTCGCGATTCGCGCATCTCTTCACCGAACAGCTCGGCCGCTCCCCGATGCGGGCGCTGCGCGAGGCCCGGCTGCTGCACGCGGCCCGGCTTCTGGAGGCCACCGGGCTTCCGGTGGAACGGGTGGCCGCGGTCTCCGGATTCTCCAGCGCCCCGCACTTCCACCGGGCCTTCCGGCAGCGCTACGGGACCTCGCCGGGGGCCTACCGCCGTGGTACGGCCATGGCCTGTCCTTCGGACCGGACGGCGCCGGAGCGCGGTGCCCGGTCGACCCGCGACCTGACCCGAACGACAGGCCCTAAGGGTGGTGCGGGGGAGGCGGCGGCAAGGTCGTGA
- a CDS encoding SpoIIE family protein phosphatase, which produces MPPVHPLDEAATARAVIDADGTLLRWSEGARRLLGHAPEDVEGRPASGLLADRADLPNEPPGSRWNGTVALRHRDGHALPVWLLAHRRQSPDGGPVSWLVVTPLESRGPREPGDPLTEAMPLQSPCPVAVYDERLRLFAVNDAMADLIGLPEARIQGLRMSEIGGKEESERLETQLRDVLVSGVGRDVETYLRAGGEYRAHAWLARIAPLTGADGKVVGVCLSAHDFSEHYLARERLQLVNEAGLRIGTSLDVTRTAQELADVCVPALADFVSVDLLDPPEHGGEPPVGPPLTPVALRRAAHRSVHPGSPEAVLKPGQVDVYPAASPQADSLAAGRTIVAPDGATTLTQWLSWDALRRERAAEYGFHALMCVPITARGQTLGVAVLARSRRPDPFTADDVLLAEEVTARAAVCIDNARRYSRERETALSLQRSLLPRTLPRTAALEAASRYLPAARAGVGGDWFDVIPLSGMRVAVVVGDVVGHGVQASATMGRLRTAVRTLADIDLAPDELLTHLDDLVVRLSAEDGSEDTTGEVGATCLYAVYDPVTRRCTLARAGHPPPVMLPPGGSARQIDLPAGPPLGLGGLPFESVELALPEGTVLALYTDGLVESRERDADINRDLLCDALERSADSLDGACHAILQALLPAGGAPDDVALLLARTHGLPSSQVATWNIPADPALVAPIRGQVVEQLDRWELSQATFTVELVVSELVTNAIRYGESPIRLRLIHDADTLICEVSDSSHTAPHLRRARTFDEGGRGLLLVAQLTQRWGSRHTTDGKTIWAELSLVPEV; this is translated from the coding sequence ATGCCCCCGGTCCACCCCCTCGACGAGGCCGCCACGGCGCGGGCGGTGATCGACGCCGACGGCACCCTGCTCCGGTGGAGCGAGGGGGCCCGCCGTCTGCTGGGCCACGCTCCGGAAGACGTCGAGGGCCGCCCCGCCTCCGGCCTGCTCGCCGACCGCGCGGACCTGCCGAACGAACCGCCCGGCAGCCGCTGGAACGGCACCGTCGCCCTGCGCCACCGCGACGGCCACGCCCTCCCCGTATGGCTGCTGGCCCACCGCCGACAGTCGCCGGACGGCGGCCCGGTCAGCTGGCTGGTGGTCACACCACTGGAATCCCGGGGCCCGCGCGAGCCCGGAGACCCGCTGACCGAGGCGATGCCGCTGCAGTCCCCGTGCCCCGTCGCGGTCTACGACGAGCGGCTGCGCCTGTTCGCGGTGAACGACGCCATGGCCGACCTCATCGGCCTCCCCGAAGCCCGCATCCAGGGCCTGCGGATGTCCGAGATCGGCGGCAAGGAGGAGAGCGAGCGCCTGGAGACCCAGCTGCGCGACGTCCTCGTCTCCGGAGTCGGACGCGACGTCGAGACGTACCTGCGAGCGGGCGGCGAGTACCGCGCGCACGCCTGGCTGGCCCGGATCGCCCCGCTGACCGGCGCCGACGGCAAGGTCGTGGGGGTGTGTCTGTCCGCGCACGACTTCAGCGAGCACTACCTCGCCCGGGAACGCCTGCAACTGGTCAACGAGGCCGGCCTGCGCATCGGCACCTCCCTCGACGTCACCCGAACAGCGCAGGAACTCGCCGACGTCTGCGTACCCGCGCTGGCCGACTTCGTCAGCGTCGACCTGCTGGACCCGCCGGAGCACGGGGGCGAACCCCCGGTCGGGCCGCCGCTCACGCCGGTCGCACTGCGCCGCGCCGCTCACCGCTCGGTGCACCCCGGCTCCCCCGAGGCCGTGCTCAAGCCCGGCCAGGTGGACGTCTACCCCGCCGCCTCACCGCAGGCCGACTCGCTGGCGGCCGGCCGGACGATCGTGGCGCCCGATGGCGCCACCACCCTGACGCAGTGGCTCTCCTGGGACGCGCTGCGGCGCGAACGTGCCGCGGAGTACGGGTTCCACGCCCTCATGTGCGTACCGATCACGGCCCGGGGCCAGACCCTCGGAGTCGCCGTCCTCGCCCGCTCCCGGCGCCCCGACCCCTTCACCGCCGACGACGTGCTGCTCGCCGAGGAGGTGACGGCCAGGGCCGCTGTCTGCATCGACAACGCCCGGCGCTACTCCCGCGAGCGCGAGACCGCGCTCTCCCTGCAACGCAGCCTGCTGCCCCGGACACTGCCGCGCACGGCCGCCCTGGAGGCCGCCTCCCGTTATCTTCCCGCCGCACGGGCCGGGGTGGGCGGCGACTGGTTCGACGTGATCCCGCTGTCCGGGATGCGGGTGGCCGTGGTCGTCGGTGACGTCGTCGGACACGGCGTCCAGGCGTCCGCGACCATGGGCCGGCTGCGCACGGCCGTCCGGACACTCGCCGACATCGACCTCGCCCCGGACGAACTGCTCACCCACCTGGACGACCTCGTCGTACGGCTGTCCGCGGAGGACGGCTCGGAGGACACCACGGGCGAAGTCGGCGCGACCTGCCTCTACGCGGTGTACGACCCGGTCACACGGCGCTGCACGCTCGCGCGGGCCGGCCATCCACCGCCCGTCATGCTTCCGCCGGGCGGCTCTGCCCGGCAGATCGACCTTCCCGCGGGACCACCGCTCGGGCTGGGCGGGCTGCCCTTCGAGTCCGTCGAACTCGCCCTGCCCGAGGGTACGGTGCTCGCCCTCTACACCGACGGACTGGTGGAGAGCCGCGAACGCGACGCCGACATCAACCGCGACCTGCTGTGCGACGCGCTGGAGCGCTCGGCGGACTCGCTGGACGGGGCCTGTCACGCGATCCTCCAGGCCCTGCTGCCCGCCGGTGGCGCCCCGGACGACGTGGCCCTGCTGCTCGCCCGGACCCACGGGCTGCCGTCCTCGCAGGTGGCGACCTGGAACATTCCCGCCGACCCGGCCCTGGTGGCGCCGATCCGCGGCCAGGTCGTGGAGCAGCTCGACCGCTGGGAACTCAGCCAGGCGACGTTCACGGTGGAACTCGTGGTGAGCGAGCTGGTCACCAACGCGATCCGGTACGGCGAGTCGCCCATCAGGCTGCGGCTCATCCACGACGCGGACACGTTGATCTGCGAGGTCTCCGACAGCAGCCACACCGCGCCGCATCTGCGCCGGGCCAGGACCTTCGACGAGGGCGGGCGCGGCCTGCTGCTGGTCGCCCAGCTCACCCAGCGCTGGGGCAGCAGGCACACGACCGACGGAAAGACGATCTGGGCGGAGCTGAGCCTCGTCCCGGAGGTCTGA
- a CDS encoding endo alpha-1,4 polygalactosaminidase yields the protein MPVKRVLRVAGPGAAAALMALATLVSCASGPAKSTPPRKHGTSGPSPRTVRLPPLHAGFDYQIGGAYRPPSGVRIVSRDRTATPAPGLYNICYVNAFQVQPGEERQWPADLLLRDAYGKVVVDRDWDEALLDIGTPDKRERVAARVGRWIDGCADKGFDAVEPDNYDSYTRSRHLLGADDATAFITLLSARAHARHLAIGQKNTAELAGLRARTGLDFAVAEECGEYDECGTYATAFHDRVVVIEYTDSGLRKARARYGKRLSIVRRDVDVSTPGSADYVRRTH from the coding sequence ATGCCCGTCAAACGTGTTCTCCGCGTCGCCGGTCCGGGGGCAGCCGCTGCCCTGATGGCGCTCGCGACACTGGTGAGCTGTGCTTCCGGACCGGCGAAGAGCACTCCGCCCCGAAAGCACGGGACCTCGGGACCGAGCCCGCGAACCGTACGGCTCCCCCCGCTCCACGCCGGTTTCGACTACCAGATCGGCGGCGCCTACCGGCCGCCGTCGGGTGTCCGCATCGTCAGCCGCGACCGTACGGCGACGCCCGCGCCCGGCCTCTACAACATCTGTTACGTCAACGCCTTCCAGGTCCAGCCGGGCGAGGAGCGGCAGTGGCCCGCCGACCTGCTGCTGCGGGACGCGTACGGCAAGGTGGTCGTCGACCGCGACTGGGACGAGGCGCTGCTCGACATCGGTACGCCGGACAAGCGCGAGCGGGTGGCCGCGCGGGTCGGCCGGTGGATCGACGGCTGCGCGGACAAGGGCTTCGACGCGGTGGAGCCGGACAACTACGACAGCTACACCCGGTCGCGGCATCTGCTGGGCGCCGACGACGCCACCGCGTTCATCACGCTGCTCTCCGCCCGCGCGCACGCCCGCCACCTGGCCATCGGGCAGAAGAACACCGCGGAACTGGCCGGCCTGAGGGCACGGACCGGCCTCGACTTCGCGGTGGCGGAGGAGTGCGGCGAGTACGACGAGTGCGGGACGTACGCGACGGCGTTCCACGACCGGGTCGTCGTCATCGAGTACACCGACAGCGGGCTGCGCAAGGCCCGCGCGCGGTACGGGAAAAGGCTGAGCATCGTGCGCCGGGACGTGGACGTCTCGACACCGGGCAGCGCGGACTACGTCCGCCGGACGCACTGA
- a CDS encoding phytanoyl-CoA dioxygenase family protein, producing the protein MTVTDRNGRHPRTWEDAFAENGFVVVRGLFTGAEIDALCAEFAALHAAGPVPGHFEPRATRPGGTADPLHGHPRVMHPHRINALSRRTLLDPRLREILEVLSGEEVLAAQSMFYFKPPGARGQALHQDNFYLRVEPGTCVAAWIACDTIDRGNGGLEVVPGTHRMDLFCPQEADEELSFVREYVPPPPGLVAVPVDMAPGDVLFFNGSLVHGSGPNRSADRFRRCFIGHYVGRSTARIGVHYRTLTMSGEPVALPESEGAGPCGEEFAAASPH; encoded by the coding sequence ATGACGGTCACGGACAGGAACGGGCGGCACCCGCGCACCTGGGAGGACGCGTTCGCGGAGAACGGCTTCGTGGTGGTCCGCGGGCTGTTCACCGGTGCCGAGATCGACGCGCTGTGCGCGGAGTTCGCGGCGCTGCACGCCGCCGGGCCGGTGCCGGGGCACTTCGAGCCCCGCGCGACGAGGCCCGGCGGCACGGCCGATCCGCTGCACGGCCACCCCCGGGTGATGCATCCGCACCGCATCAACGCGCTGTCCCGGCGCACGCTGCTCGATCCCCGGCTGCGGGAGATCCTCGAAGTCCTGTCGGGCGAGGAGGTCCTGGCCGCGCAGAGCATGTTCTACTTCAAGCCGCCCGGCGCCCGTGGCCAGGCGCTGCACCAGGACAACTTCTATCTGCGGGTGGAGCCGGGCACCTGCGTGGCCGCCTGGATCGCCTGCGACACGATCGACCGGGGCAACGGCGGCCTGGAGGTCGTGCCGGGCACCCATCGCATGGACCTGTTCTGCCCTCAGGAGGCGGACGAGGAGCTGTCCTTCGTCCGCGAGTACGTGCCACCGCCGCCCGGTCTGGTGGCCGTGCCGGTCGACATGGCACCGGGTGACGTGCTGTTCTTCAACGGCAGCCTGGTGCACGGCTCGGGCCCCAACCGCAGCGCCGACCGCTTCCGCCGCTGCTTCATCGGCCACTACGTCGGGCGGTCTACGGCCCGCATCGGCGTCCACTACCGCACCCTGACGATGAGCGGCGAGCCGGTCGCCCTGCCCGAGAGCGAGGGCGCCGGCCCGTGCGGCGAGGAGTTCGCCGCCGCGTCCCCCCACTGA